The Blautia pseudococcoides genome segment AACCTTCGGATTTTTCCCCAGTACGGTTTCCGCTGTAGCGGTAGGTTTTATCTGGACGATGATGTATGACAACAGAAGGGGTATTCTTAACTGGTTTCTGGAAACTATGGGACAGGAGGACAAGACCCAGGTGTGGCTGAATAACCCAAAGCTTGTTATGACCCTGGTAGCTATTCCTTTGATTTGGCAGTTTATTGGATATTATATGATCATTCTGCTGTCCGCAACCTCTGCTATTGATAAGGAGATTCTGGAGTCGGCAGAATTGGACGGAGCAACGGCATTTCAGCGTGCTATTTATGTGGTTATGCCTATGATTAAAAATACCATTGCTGTGTGTATTGTTCTCTGTGTATCAGGTAATATGAAGGCATTCGATAATATTTATGTTATGACAGCCGGAGGTCCGGGTAATTCTTCTATGGTTATGGCAATGTATGGGTATACGGTGTCCTTTAAACAGCAGAATATGGGATACGGAAGTGCTATTTCTGTAGGTATCTTTGTACTTGGTATGTTGATCATCGGACTCATGCAGTTCTTCCAGAGTGCAGTCATCAGGGAAAAGGAGTAATAGAGTATGAGCGGAAAATCTTATGGTATGACAACAGGCAAAAGAATTGGAAACGGAATAACATCAGTGGTTTTGAATCTGATCATGTGGATTTTTTCTCTGTCCTGTATTTTTCCACTGGTTTGGATGCTGTATTCTTCTCTAAAGGTAAAGAGAGAGTTTAACGGAGATATTATCGGACTTCCTTCAAATCCTACTCTGGAGAACTTTGTAAAAGTGCTGACAAATCCTGACTATCATATCGGGGATTCCATTATGAATAGTGTCAGAACAACGGTTCTCTCTGTGTTTTTTATTGTATTGTTTGGATTTATAGTAGGATATTTTCTGGCGAGAATCCGCTTTACAGGAAGCAAGATTATATGGGTTATGCTTCTCATGGGAATGCTGATCCCGGTGCACTCACTTCTGGTTCCTATTTATGTGGTATTTAATAAAACAGGGCTGTCAAATCAGTGGTTTACTCTGATTATTCCTTACGTGGCAT includes the following:
- a CDS encoding carbohydrate ABC transporter permease, which produces MLSKKPKTQVIIGYLIIPLLLYIFAVFVPLGTSLFYSLFEWKGGPNKSFIGLENYVTLLKDTTFWQAFGHNIYLVILCVIGQVGIAFVFVMVISTRFIKGKGVHRTFGFFPSTVSAVAVGFIWTMMYDNRRGILNWFLETMGQEDKTQVWLNNPKLVMTLVAIPLIWQFIGYYMIILLSATSAIDKEILESAELDGATAFQRAIYVVMPMIKNTIAVCIVLCVSGNMKAFDNIYVMTAGGPGNSSMVMAMYGYTVSFKQQNMGYGSAISVGIFVLGMLIIGLMQFFQSAVIREKE
- a CDS encoding carbohydrate ABC transporter permease, producing the protein MSGKSYGMTTGKRIGNGITSVVLNLIMWIFSLSCIFPLVWMLYSSLKVKREFNGDIIGLPSNPTLENFVKVLTNPDYHIGDSIMNSVRTTVLSVFFIVLFGFIVGYFLARIRFTGSKIIWVMLLMGMLIPVHSLLVPIYVVFNKTGLSNQWFTLIIPYVAFGLPIAVFLCQGFIKEIPTALEEAAAIDGSSFSGTLFKVIMPICRPIMVTVAILQTFSCWNEFSFALVLIKDTALQTVPLAMTQFTGQFSSDYPKIMAAMLITMAPIVVLYFAFSKQIIKGMVAGAVKG